From Oreochromis niloticus isolate F11D_XX linkage group LG14, O_niloticus_UMD_NMBU, whole genome shotgun sequence, one genomic window encodes:
- the brca2 gene encoding breast cancer type 2 susceptibility protein isoform X1, which yields MDLPLKNMYETFKDEIWKELGPLDHNWFDILTAQTSANEGGSGSDQDELCANQEGHFKTPLDKTAVDSQLFSTPRVFRHSRIVSPEIEDGQSFSTTQENDTSPWTETQSPYLFQMSKKGVSDTKYEEIQPQSQDSFDPLDTPHKSPMSYAKHISESLGAQINPDISWTSSLNTPPPVPSTLILSKVDESPCPVSVSVDKSVVFVRKLFPSLSNPSRIVVAPPKNDNITTDNHDAVLPEVVSSQTLLTQNEGIWQQTLRGANGDGKICSTVASAPDEFQNASSTFLANSSSALRKVKPDRIRWKQFKLSEHDCSSTDISKTNQSNEEHKADEEHSTIPSSPLAKNGSTAISQWSPLNLSEIPPCTAENNILTELQPDFDPRQLVRPPIKITDTGFIRKKRKFVYTVETLKPKVKENETDFQKMNASSGIPDTGPELSSKQSEDAPDEASCCSNERNAEEKQEKSTLENLPSSVQEKVQDLDMSQLHKDFAQDFSQISDSGRRTEGVAEDQNHFSPSACLLAMKKAKHQTKQASLHHDYNSISNTGHMSTTNQNYSTNEGTISDSGFQSAVADITHTASSCIVPCSENTGSKTDIHRTTPFPSTHRGNEKSQLKERQTIDSERECQLDMESTLTQLPSSLKGTDDGLNWIPQNGQVHGRLLEKTGVSLPPAHASGFKTASNKGIQISLANLEKARNLFEERDGDQPTKCNSATKHKNSQSNGSMKSTVSVSNQQTSVSERFEGISCHLTASQKADVTELCTLLEEADSQFEFTQFRGAEVKQPCQENACFLEKTDKDLDPDFLADIDFDDSFSSDAEKHFAITAMPDKMTCVVDEKANSGTSNITDKSVSSSVKRENISAGDVLSSSENIPGRSNWLISTKQKSLHRAEHGEASKMEKPNPLMLSVAFKTAGGNALRVSKTCLSKARALFADLEINVSDLNRSHKQAAETGAKSKKMCNVDSETATDDFKFTLKDDCHVEEKTWTCFSNTKQPVSALKQARNMQDKDTTKSFEICKKDAIVNIEFENVNSGLSRPHPDDIEMKSVGCNTVLEFKNPVSFHETPFSTSKLLPCPASKSIDSSAISELSSGYGFCTASGKTVSVSADAMKKAKCLLNDTYTLEDTSKKISQKENALRTAQLTAQNKESIPKTSGFDTATGKGVSISSTAHKKAKCPLSESDKVYHKINAKPSNYKIPVYGPPPSNVGFLAASGKKIAFSSKALQKAKALFSDISFSADSPAGPHPKNSDKKNDNCEHPDKMQSGLTAGGENVHVSEKHILKDFEDSVLTNAMQETVDCDIDVNNGGNIVHISGSDSDLGIRPDQRVTSNISVESANKQVKQKDSLPLKSGGFGPVSGKGVSISSEALNRATSLLGQCDEVNNKINVNQSHLKTSVYSPLPTSGGFHAASGKALTLSSEALQKAKTLFSDIISSAESPVVPHTLSIKNCAKSGNGCAEDKNKQLGKKEASFPLQSGGFQTASGKGLAISSEALKKAKSLLVEFDELGDRSGKPSCSKTPVPENGGFLAASGKPVALSSEALQKAKTLFSDIISSAESPHAKNGDKNHDNCEPMAKMQSGFKTASGKKVHVSQKDLLNAKHLLKDLDDSVFTKAMQMAEDCDMDVNNGISAKHKSVAPMIGTGSDEKNLPETRLQQKATLGFSVESEKRYIKDKDKQAEQKNDTLSLQTASGKGVTIASEALRKARSLLGECDEVEDKIGINPSCSKIPVHDSLPQNGGFCAASGKPVALSSEALERAKALFGDIGISAEIPHAKNSHKKYDYGENTWKMQCSSKTVGEKVYVSEQNLLKAKHLLKEADDTVSKKAMQEEDGFAKDCNMDINYGISVKHDNTLSISDIYKDSGNGCTEVTNEHMKQKNTWPQQSVGFQTASGKGVAVSSEALKRAKTLLSECEGVEDKISITAPQGKISAHGPPFRSSGFLAAGVKPVALSSEAMQKAKALFSDISQSRDTPAVAHTRKNDKKIDAHNGEEMHCGFSTAGGVKVQVSKKSLLKATSLFKEFDDGECHDSLLFSTSPQDNPMPNLSKVEDVEGPSGSNLSTASDKYMSTKGTASLVVQSVPSLQESDLQIENLHGCKQGHGCTSVNNKAAKDAFKFQEDTITPFGAGTLHDCPEEEMQCLLDYEINKESSTKESKILKPNESSVLNFQSLNLTGCTETQQEFLAQEALDCTKALLEDEGLADHNLLMALENMPLQHNTSADGCQESEKRRGKRSVEETEMNGQPPLKRRLLEEFDRSLIDPKASTLHPVKSCSNGLMKDRGVFKYSTSLYPNITRPHSGKNYVETRFQKTPQIQNSTMGDPRSKSAHYKTSAFVPPFVRNAKTETHKNMVLKDSIRTPSAFVPPFKKQRTIVQESSCKAHEGEDKHQKPFVMSSNSKCFVPPTKKTQSDADGTAVAPAQSDDMNNQSLPVDFRSDSAGGETSGVDGTCSRSQDVYWNLQNTELAQDMQDMRIRKKKRQNIRPLPGSLYLKKTSGVPRIPLKAAVNGKIPGRYTPKKLYGYGVQKYVSDITSENAESFRFNLLQFIKREAFTDEGGVQLADGGWLVPSNDGTAGKEEFYRALCDTLGVDPKLISEAWVYNHYRWIVWKQASMEKSFPEIVGSRCLTPEQVLLQLKYRYDVEVDHSCRPALRKIMEKDDTAAKTLVLCVCEIISRGHSPKTQSHNDTKTPHSADAKVETSAALIWLTDGWYAIKAQLDEPLTAMVHKGRLAVGGKLIIHGAQLVGSQDACSPLEAPESLMLKICANSCRPARWDAKLGFHKDPRPFLLPISCLYSNGGPVGCVDIVVLRSYPMQWMERKPDGSVVFRSSRAEEKEARRYNSHKQKAMEILFAKIQSQFENEEKGNIKQQRRRKTISHQEIANLQDGEELYEAVGDDPAYLETHLSAQQLEALHTYRCSLMEKKQAELQDRYHRALEAEDNEMNCPKREVTPVWRLCIADSMELPGRVYQLNLWRPSSDLHSLLKEGCRFKVYNLTTSDGKKRSSIEAVQLTGTKKTQFQELQASHEWLSTYFQPRVCTNFVNLQNPDFEPLCGEIDLAGYVITVVDGKGSSPAFYLADEKLNFVKVRCFSSLSQTGLEDVVKPRVILALSNLQLRGQSMHPTPVVYAGDLTSFSTNPKEVHLQESFSQLKTLVQCQENFFLTAEEKLSELVRSNGLSSSSSPALQRQTPASLTDRRQDIKSSVISQKPGRNLGSFTPVGRKSPTPTSSGEKDPKSLKRRRAQDYLSRIPSPPPLSHLGSVASPCVNKTFNPPRRSVTPSTLKTVQTPSHKPADSLGEDEWVNDEELAMIDTQALRVNLI from the exons ATGGATTTGCCCTTAAAAAACATGTACGAGACATTCAAAGACGAAATCTGGAAAG AACTGGGACCACTGGATCACAACTGGTTTGACATACTGACTGCTCAAACGTCAGCGAATGAGGGCGGCAGTGGCTCTGATCAAGATGAGCTATGTGCCAATCAGGAGGGACATTTTAAAACCCCTTTAGACAAAACTGCAGTAGACAGTCAGCTGTTTTCTACTCCTAGAGTTTTCAGACACAGTCGAATTGTGTCACCTGAAATTGAGGATGGGCAGTCGTTCTCTACTACACAAG AAAATGATACATCGCCATGGACGGAAACACAAAGTCCATACTTGTTTCAGATGTCAAAAAAGGG ggTTTCCGATACAAAATATGAGGAAATCCAACCTCAGAGTCAGGACAGTTTTG ATCCACTTGATACCCCTCATAAATCTCCA ATGAGCTATGCCAAGCATATTTCTGAAAGTCTTGGTGCACAGATTAACCCTGATATTTCATGGACCAGTTCTTTGAATACACCACCCCCTGTTCCATCTACCCTGATTTTGT CTAAAGTTGATGAGAGTCCCTGTCCAGTGAGTGTTTCTGTAGACAAAAGTGTTGTT TTTGTACGAAAGCTTTTCCCTTCTCTTTCAAATCCTTCCAGAATTGTGGTAGCACCACCCAAAAATGATAATATAACTACTGACAACCACG ATGCTGTTTTGCCTGAAGTTGTTTCCTCCCAGACTTTATTAACCCAGAATGAGGGTATTTGGCAACAGACACTGCGGGGTGCTAATGGAGATGGCAAAATTTGCAGCACAGTAGCCAGTGCTCCTGATGAATTTCAAAATGCTTCATCCACTTTCCTCGCCAACAGTAGTTCAGCACTGAGAAAAGTGAAACCTGACAGAATCAGATGGAAGCAATTTAAATTAAGTGAACATGACTGCAGCTCTACAGATATCTCAAAAACAAACCAGTCTAATGAAGAGCACAAAGCTGATGAAGAACATAGCACCATTCCATCATCCCCACTGGCAAAAAATGGAAGCACTGCAATCAGTCAATGGTCTCCATTAAATTTATCTGAAATTCCCCCTTGTACTgcagaaaataatattttaacagAACTGCAGCCTGACTTTGATCCTAGACAGCTTGTCAGGCCACCTATAAAAATCACAGACACTGGATTTATTAGGAAAAAACGAAAATTTGTTTACACTGTTGAGACTTTGAAGCCAAAagttaaagaaaatgaaactgaCTTTCAGAAGATGAACGCATCATCAGGAATTCCAGATACTG GACCAGAACTGAGTAGTAAGCAGTCAGAAGATGCCCCAGATGAAGCAAGCTGCTGCAGTAACGAGAGGAatgcagaagaaaaacaagaaaaaagtacTTTGGAAAATCTGCCTTCATCTGTGCAAGAAAAAGTCCAGGATCTTGACATGTCACAGCTTCACAAAGATTTTGCACAAGACTTCAGCCAAATTTCAGACTCTGGTAGAAGGACTGAAGGAGTTGCAGAAGATCAAAACCACTTCTCACCTTCAGCCTGTCTGTTGGCCATGAAAAAAGCTAAGCATCAGACAAAACAAGCAAGCCTTCACCATGACTATAACAGCATCAGTAACACAGGACATATGTCTACCACTAATCAAAATTATTCCACCAATGAAGGCACCATAAGTGACAGTGGTTTCCAGTCTGCTGTTGCAGATATCACTCACACTGCTTCTTCTTGTATTGTTCCTTGCTCAGAGAACACTGGATCAAAAACTGATATTCACAGGACTACTCCTTTTCCATCtacacacagaggaaatgaaaaatCCCAGCTCAAGGAAAGACAGACTATAGATAGCGAAAGAGAATGTCAGTTGGACATGGAGAGCACATTAACACAACTGCCAAGCAGTCTAAAAGGAACTGATGATGGCCTTAACTGGATTCCACAAAATGGTCAGGTTCATGGCAGACTGCTAGAGAAGACGGGCGTTTCTCTTCCACCCGCCCATGCATCAGGATTCAAAACGGCTTCAAATAAAGGTATACAAATTTCCTTGGCCAACCTGGAGAAGGCAAGGAATCTCTTTGAAGAAAGAGATGGTGATCAGCCCACCAAATGCAACAGTGCCACGAAACATAAAAATAGCCAGAGTAATGGATCCATGAAAAGCACAGTTTCTGTATCAAATCAGCAAACTTCTGTAAGTGAAAGATTTGAGGGTATCAGCTGCCACTTAACAGCTTCACAAAAAGCTGATGTGACAGAACTGTGCACTCTCTTGGAAGAAGCAGATAGCCAGTTTGAATTTACACAGTTCAGAGGTGCAGAAGTAAAACAGCCTTGTCAAGAAAATGCCTGCTTTCTAGAGAAGACTGACAAAGACCTCGATCCTGATTTTCTTGCAGATATAGATTTTGATGACAGCTTTAGTTCAGATGCTgaaaagcactttgcaataactGCCATGCCTGACAAAATGACCTGTGTGGTAGATGAAAAGGCAAATAGTGGGACATCAAACATCACTGATAAATCAGTGTCGAGTTCtgttaaaagagaaaatatctcTGCTGGAGATGTGCTTTCCTCTTCAGAAAACATTCCTGGAAGAAGTAATTGGCTTATATCAACGAAACAAAAAAGTCTTCACAGAGCTGAGCACGGTGAAGCAAGCAAGATGGAGAAACCAAATCCTTTAATGCTTAGTGTTGCCTTTAAGACTGCAGGAGGGAATGCTTTAAGAGTTTCAAAAACATGTCTAAGCAAAGCTAGAGCTTTGTTTGCTGATTTAGAGATTAATGTGTCAGATCTGAATAGGTCACACAAACAGGCTGCTGAGACTGGTGCAAAATCCAAAAAGATGTGCAATGTAGATTCTGAAACGGCCACAGATGATTTCAAGTTCACTCTCAAAGACGACTGCCACGTTGAAGAGAAAACTTGGACTTGTTTTTCCAACACCAAACAGCCTGTCTCTGCATTAAAACAGGCCAGAAACATGCAAGACAAAGATACTACCAAAAGTTTTGAAATTTGCAAAAAGGATGCCATTGTAAACATAGAGTTTGAAAATGTAAACTCTGGACTAAGTAGGCCACATCCTGATGATATAGAAATGAAGAGTGTTGGATGTAACACTGTGCTGGAATTTAAAAATCCAGTTTCTTTCCATGAAACCCCATTTTCCACTTCAAAGCTTCTACCATGCCCAGCATCAAAGAGTATTGATTCCTCTGCCATCAGTGAATTGAGCAGTGGTTATGGATTCTGTACAGCCAGTGGAAAGACAGTATCCGTGTCAGCTGATGCAATGAAAAAGGCTAAATGTCTTCTGAATGACACTTATACACTTGAAGACACAAGCAAAAAAATAAGCcaaaaagaaaatgctttaaGAACAGCACAGCTCACTGCTCAAAATAAAGAATCTATTCCTAAAACAAGTGGATTTGACACAGCCACTGGGAAAGGAGTTTCAATTTCATCCACAGCTCACAAGAAAGCAAAATGCCCGTTGAGTGAATCTGATAAAGTATATCATAAAATCAATGCAAAACCATCAAATTACAAGATTCCAGTATATGGCCCACCACCCAGCAATGTAGGATTTCTTGCAGCCAGTGGTAAGAAAATAGCATTTTCCTCCAAGGCCCTTCAGAAGGCCAAAGCACTTTTCAGTGACAtcagtttcagtgcagacagCCCAGCTGGTCCTCACCCAAAGAACAGTGACAAGAAAAATGACAATTGTGAACATCCAGACAAAATGCAGAGTGGTTTGACCGCAGGGGGAGAAAACGTCCATGTCTCagagaagcacattttaaaggaCTTTGAAGATTCTGTTTTAACAAATGCTATGCAAGAGACAGTAGACTGTGATATAGATGTTAACAATGGTGGAAATATTGTGCATATAAGTGGAAGTGACAGTGACTTAGGAATTAGACCAGATCAAAGGGTGACTTCAAACATTTCTGTAGAGTCTGCAAATAAACAAGTGAAACAAAAAGACAGTTTGCCACTAAAAAGTGGTGGATTTGGTCCAGTAAGTGGAAAGGGAGTTTCTATTTCATCTGAAGCCCTTAATAGAGCAACATCCCTGTTGGGGCAATGTGACGAAGTGAACAATAAAATCAATGTTAATCAGTCACATTTGAAGACTTCAGTTTACAGCCCACTCCCCACAAGTGGTGGATTTCATGCAGCCAGTGGAAAGGCTTTGACACTTTCATCTGAAGCCCTTCAGAAggcaaaaactcttttcagtgATATCATTTCCAGTGCAGAGAGCCCAGTTGTTCCACACACACTGAGCATAAAAAATTGTGCAAAGTCTGGAAATGGATGCgctgaggacaaaaacaaacagctgggaaaaaaagaagccagtttCCCACTACAAAGTGGTGGGTTTCAGACAGCAAGTGGAAAAGGACTTGCAATTTCATCTGAAGCCCTCAAGAAAGCAAAATCCCTGTTGGTTGAATTCGATGAATTGGGTGATAGAAGTGGAAAGCCATCATGTTCAAAGACTCCAGTCCCAGAGAATGGTGGATTTCTTGCAGCCAGTGGAAAGCCTGTGGCACTTTCATCTGAGGCCCTTCAGAAGGCTAAAACTCTCTTCAGTGATATCATTTCCAGTGCAGAGAGCCCACATGCAAAGAACGGTGACAAAAACCATGACAATTGTGAACCTATGGCAAAAATGCAGAGTGGTTTCAAAACTGCAAGCGGAAAAAAGGTTCATGTGTCACAGAAAGATCTTCTGAATGCAAAACATCTTTTGAAGGACTTGGATGATTCTGTTTTTACAAAAGCAATGCAAATGGCAGAAGACTGCGATATGGATGTTAATAATGGCATTTCAGCAAAACACAAAAGTGTAGCACCTATGATTGGAACAGGCAGTGATGAGAAAAACCTTCCAGAAACCAGACTACAGCAAAAGGCGACTTTAGGCTTTTCTGTAGAGTCTGAGAAAAGATACATTAAGGACAAAGACAAACAAGCGGAACAAAAAAATGACACTTTGTCGCTACAAACAGCGAGTGGAAAAGGAGTTACCATTGCATCTGAAGCTCTAAGGAAAGCAAGATCTCTGTTGGGTGAATGTGATGAAGTGGAGGATAAAATTGGTATAAACCCTTCATGTTCCAAGATTCCAGTTCATGACTCACTTCCTCAGAATGGTGGATTTTGTGCCGCAAGTGGAAAGCCTGTAGCACTTTCCTCTGAGGCCCTTGAGAGGGCAAAAGCTCTCTTTGGTGATATAGGTATTAGTGCAGAGATCCCACATGCAAAGAATAGTCACAAGAAATACGACTACGGTGAAAACACATGGAAAATGCAATGTAGCTCCAAAACTGTAGGAGAAAAAGTTTATGTTTCAGAGCAAAACCTTCTAAAAGCAAAACATCTTTTGAAGGAAGCTGATGACACTGTTTCAAAAAAGGCAATGCAAGAGGAAGATGGTTTTGCTAAAGATTGCAATATGGATATTAACTATGGAATTTCAGTAAAACATGATAATACATTGTCTATCAGTGACATTTATAAGGACTCAGGAAATGGATGTACTGAAGTCACAAATGAACACATGAAGCAAAAAAACACTTGGCCCCAACAAAGTGTTGGATTTCAGACAGCAAGTGGAAAAGGAGTCGCTGTTTCATCTGAAGCTCTGAAGAGAGCCAAAACCCTTCTAAGTGAATGTGAAGGAGTTGAGGATAAAATCAGTATAACAGCACCACAGGGCAAGATTTCGGCTCATGGTCCACCATTCAGGAGTAGTGGTTTTCTTGCAGCCGGTGTTAAGCCTGTTGCACTTTCATCAGAGGCCATGCAGAAGGCGAAAGCTCTTTTCAGTGATATTAGTCAGAGCAGAGACACCCCAGCTGTTGCACACACAAGAAAGAACGATAAGAAAATTGATGCTCACAATGGAGAGGAAATGCATTGTGGTTTCAGCACTGCAGGGGGAGTTAAAGTCCAAGTGTCCAAAAAAAGTCTTTTGAAAGCAACCAGCCTTTTCAAAGAATTTGATGATGGGGAATGTCATGATTCACTATTATTTTCAACAAGCCCACAAGACAATCCTATGCCAAATCTGTCAAAAGTAGAAGATGTGGAAGGACCTTCGGGTTCAAACCTCAGCACAGCCTCTGACAAGTACATGTCTACCAAGGGAACTGCTTCTCTTGTAGTTCAATCTGTGCCTTCCTTGCAAGAGTCTGATCTACAAATTGAAAATTTACATGGTTGTAAACAAGGGCATGGTTGTACGTCTGTCAATAACAAGGCAGCTAAAGATGCATTTAAGTTTCAGGAAGACACCATAACACCATTTGGGGCAGGCACTCTGCATGATTGCCCTGAAGAGGAAATGCAGTGTCTGCTGGACTATGAAATAAATAAGGAGAGCAGCACCAAGGAGTCTAAAATTTTAAAACCAAATGAGTCTTCAGTTCTAAACTTTCAGTCACTTAACCTTACTGGTTGCACAGAGACCCAGCAAGAATTTCTTGCCCAGGAAGCTCTGGACTGTACTAAAGCTTTGCTAGAAGATGAAGGTCTGGCTGACCACAATCTCTTGATGGCTTTAGAAAATATGCCACTACAACATAACACAAGTGCCGATGGGTGTCAAGAGAGTgaaaagagaagaggaaaaagatCAGTGGAAGAGACAGAAATGAATG GTCAGCCTCCCCTAAAAAGACGGTTACTGGAAGAGTTTGACAGGAGTCTCATAGATCCAAAAGCTTCAACTCTCCACCCAGTCAAAAGTTGTTCCAATG GTTTAATGAAGGACAGGGGAGTTTTTAAATACAGCACCTCCCTTTATCCAAACATTACTCGGCCACACAG TGGAAAAAACTATGTGGAAACTAGATTCCAAAAGACACCACAAATACAGAACTCAACAATGGGAGACCCCAGGAGCAAATCAGCACATTACAAGACATCAGCATTTGTTCCTCCATTTGTCAGAAATGCAAAGACAGAAACCCATAAGAATATGGTGCTCAAGGATAGCATAAGAACACCTTCGGCCTTTGTTCCTCcattcaaaaaacaaagaactatTGTTCAAGAGAGTTCCTGTAAAGCGCATGAGGGGGAAGACAAACACCAAAAACCGTTTGTAATGTCATCTAACAGCAAGTGTTTCGTGCCGCCcactaaaaaaacacaaagcgaTGCGGATGGAACTGCTGTGGCTCCTGCTCAAAGCGATGATATGAATAATCAAAGCTTACCTGTTGACTTCAGGTCTGACAGTGCTGGTGGAGAGACATCAGGTGTAGATGGCACATGTTCAAGAAGCCAAG ATGTATATTGGAATCTTCAGAACACTGAGCTGGCACAGGATATGCAAGACATGAGGATCAGGAAGAAGAAGCGCCAGAACATTCGACCTCTTCCAGGGAGCTTGTATCTTAAAAAAACCTCAGGAGTACCCAGGATCCCACTAAAAGCTGCAGTGAATGGAAAGATCCCAGGAAGATACACCCCAAAAAAG ctttatggATATGGAGTCCAAAAATATGTTTCCGATATCACCAGTGAGAATGCAGAATCTTTCCGCTTCAATCTGCTGCAGTTCATCAAACGGGAAGCCTTTACAGATGAAGGTGGAGTTCAGCTTGCTGATGGAGGATGGCTGGTCCCCAGCAATGATGGGACTGCGGGGAAAGAAGAGTTTTATAG AGCTTTATGTGACACCCTGGGTGTGGATCCTAAACTGATCAGTGAAGCATGGGTGTACAATCACTACAGATGGATTGTGTGGAAGCAGGCCTCTATGGAAAAATCTTTTCCAGAAATAGTGGGCAGCCGGTGTCTCACACCCGAGCAGGTTCTCCTCCAACTTAAATACAG ATATGATGTAGAGGTGGATCACAGCTGCAGGCCAGCTCTGAGAAAGATCATGGAAAAGGATGACACGGCAGCCAAAACCCTGGTTCTCTGTGTTTGCGAGATCATCTCCAGGGGTCACTCCCCAAAAACACAGAGTCACAATGACACCAAAACCCCTCACAGTGCAGATGCAAAGGTTGAAACTTCAGCTGCACTCATTTGGCTGACAGATGGTTGGTATGCCATTAAAGCTCAGCTGGATGAACCTTTGACTGCAATGGTTCACAAAGGTCGACTGGCTGTCGGGGGCAAGTTGATCATCCATGGGGCTCAGCTGGTGGGATCACAAGATGCTTGCTCCCCTCTGGAGGCGCCTGAATCTCTGATGTTAAAG ATCTGTGCCAATAGCTGCAGACCTGCACGATGGGATGCTAAGCTAGGATTTCACAAGGATCCTCGGCCATTCCTCCTTCCAATCTCCTGTTTGTATAGTAATGGAGGTCCAGTAGGATGTGTTGACATTGTTGTACTGAGAAGCTATCCCATGCAG TGGATGGAGAGGAAGCCAGATGGCAGTGTTGTATTCCGTTCTTCACGTGCAGAAGAGAAGGAGGCGAGACGATACAACAgtcacaaacaaaaagcaatgGAAATCTTATTTGCCAAGATTCAATCTCAAtttgaaaatgaagaaaaag GGAATATCAAACAACAGCGGCGAAGAAAAACAATCAGTCATCAAGAAATTGCAAATCTGCAAGATGGAGAAGAGCTGTATGAAGCAGTGGGAGATGACCCAGCTTACCTTGAG ACTCATTTGAGTGCACAACAGTTGGAAGCCCTTCATACCTACAGATGCTCTCTGATGGAGAAGAAGCAGGCTGAACTGCAGGATCGATATCACCGTGCTCTGGAAGCAGAGGACAATGAAATGAACTGCCCCAAACGAGAGGTTACACCCGTGTGGAGACTCTGCATTGCCGACTCCATGGAGCTACCCGGCAGGG TTTACCAGCTGAATCTTTGGCGACCTTCCTCAGATCTACATTCTTTACTAAAGGAAGGCTGTCGATTCAAAGTCTATAACCTCACCACTTCAGATGGAAAGAAACGCAGCTCTATCGAAGCTGTTCAGCTCACTGggacaaagaaaacacaatttCAAGAGCTCCAG GCATCACATGAATGGTTGTCAACATACTTCCAACCAAGAGTTTGCACAAATTTTGTGAATCTTCAAAATCCAGATTTTGAGCCACTGTGTGGAGAAATTGATCTTGCAGGATATGTCATCACTGTTGTAGATGGAAAGG GTTCATCTCCAGCATTTTATTTGGCTGATGAGAAACTGAATTTTGTGAAAGTTCGCTGTTTCAGCAGCTTGTCTCAGACTGGCCTAGAAGACGTGGTAAAACCACGCGTCATATTGGCTCTGAGCAACCTCCAGCTCAGAGGTCAGTCAATGCATCCCACGCCTGTTGTGTATGCTGGAGATTTGACAAGTTTTTCTACAAATCCTAAAGAGGTTCATCTACAGGAATCTTTCAGCCAGCTTAAAACTCTGGTCCAG tgtcAGGAGAACTTCTTTTTAACTGCTGAGGAGAAGCTTTCAGAACTAGTCAGATCAAATGGCCTGAGCTCCAGCTCCTCTCCAGCTCTCCAAAGACAAACACCAGCTTCTCTAACAGACAGAAGACAAGACATAAAGTCAAGT GTCATTTCTCAGAAGCCAGGCAGAAACCTTGGATCCTTCACACCTGTCGGCAGGAAGTCTCCTACACCAACATCTTCAGGAGAAAAAGATCCCAAAAGCCTTAAAAGGAGGAGAGCACAGGACTATCTGTCTCGTATCCCGTCTCCGCCACCTCTTTCCCATCTGGGCTCAGTGGCTTCTCCATGTGTAAATAAGACATTCAACCCACCTCGGAGGTCTGTGACACCAAGCACTTTAAAAACTGTACAGACACCATCTCACAAACCCGCTGACTCACTTGGAGAggatgaatgggtgaatgatgAGGAACTGGCTATGATTGATACTCAAGCACTGCGTGTTAATTTAATCTAG